A single genomic interval of Drosophila virilis strain 15010-1051.87 chromosome 2, Dvir_AGI_RSII-ME, whole genome shotgun sequence harbors:
- the Tim17b1 gene encoding probable mitochondrial import inner membrane translocase subunit Tim17 1: MEEYTREPCPFRIVEDCGGAFTMGAVGGAIFQAIKGFRNAPCGLPRRLAGGLAAMRARSGLVGGSFAIWGGTFSAIDCSLVYSRGKEDPWNSIISGAATGGILAARGGVTAMLSSALVGGVLLALIEGAGIAMSHYTADNYRQVSVLERMQHYNERQLRQQQQQQQQQQQTTTTIPSFYTDPNEGNSMPA, encoded by the exons ATGGAGGAATATACACGCGAGCCGTGCCCCTTTCGCATAGTGGAGGACTGTGGCGGCGCCTTCACCATGGGCGCTGTGGGTGGCGCCATATTTCAGGCGATCAAAGGTTTTCGCAATGCCCCCTGCGGGCTGCCGCGTCGCCTGGCGGGCGGCCTGGCCGCGATGCGTGCCCGTTCCGGACTGGTTGGTGGCAGCTTTGCCATTTGGGGCGGCACCTTCAGCGCCATCGATTGCAGCCTGGTCTATAGTCGCGGCAAAGAGGATCCATGGAATTCAATTATCAGCGGCGCGGCAACTGGCGGCATACTAGCTGCACGCGGTG GTGTCACCGCCATGCTGAGCAGTGCACTGGTGGGTGGGGTGCTGCTGGCTCTCATCGAGGGCGCCGGCATTGCCATGTCGCACTATACGGCCGATAACTATCGCCAGGTATCTGTGCTGGAGCGTATGCAGCATTACAATGAGCGTCAACTgcgtcagcaacagcagcagcagcagcagcagcagcagacgacTACAACGATTCCCAGCTTCTACACGGATCCAAACGAG GGCAACTCGATGCCGGCTTAG